The region GAAACTGGTGAACGCCGCCTGCTGACTCAGGAAGCGGCCGCGCGCGGCGCCGCTGAACAGGTCGTTCACGAGCGCCCCGGCGGCCGTCATGGTGCCCGCCACGGCGAGGCCCAGCACGACGCGCCCCAGCAGGACCTGCCCGAGGCTCTGCGCGATCAGGCCGCTGCCGCCCCCGATCACGTACAGCGCCAGCGCCGCGAGCAGCACCGGCCGGCGGCCGTAACGGTCGGCCAGCACCCCGAACAGCGGGGCGGTGACGGCAATGACGATGCCCAGGATGGTCAGGGCCAGTTTCACGAGCAGCGCGGCGTTCGGGGTGTCCGCGAAGTGCGCCTGCATGGCGGGCAGCGCCGGGGCGATGGTCGCGCCGGACATGACCGTCAGGGCCGACAGGAGCAGCAGGGTGGCCTGCGTGACCCGGTCGGGTGGGGCCTGACCGGGCGCGGTGGGGGAGGGGGCAGGCGTGGACATGCCCTCCACTATACGCTTTAAAACTTAAACCGGTTTACTCTGATGAACGGTCTGGGGTGCCTCCCACAGCCTGCGCCTGCCGGAGCCGCCATACCGCCTCCGCCGTCACCGGCAGCTCGGTCACGCGCACGCCCGCCGCCTCCCGCACCGCGTTCGCCAGGGCCGCCTCCGCGTCCTCCACGGCATCCAGCATCTCGTAGTCCACGTCCAGCAGCGCCGCCGCGTCCGCCGCCTGCGCCTCGGTGTCCGCCAGGATCAGCGCGACCGGCTGCCCCGCGAACACCACCGTGTCCCCCGCCAGCAGCAGACTGGGCCGCGAGTGCATGGGCTTCACGTTCAGGTCCGCGCCCAGCAGCACCTCCTTTACGCCCGGCACGGCCAGCGCCGCCGCGCGGTCCACACCGCGAATCCGCGAGTGCGGGTACGGCGACAGCACCTCGCGGGCATGCAGCAGCCCCGGCACCCGCCGGTCCGCGACGTACGGCGCGCGGCCCACGAGTTTCTCCAGACCGTCGATGATCTTGCGCGGACGACCCAGGTGCGTGCGGGCCGACAGTTCAGGCGTGGTCATACGGTCTCCGATGGAATGGTGTGCACACACCGTTCCATCCGAGCGGATGCGAGAAGGAGCAGAACGGGTTCCGGGCGTGGAGTTGGCAACCCGGCGATGTTCCGGGTTGTGAACGAAACAGACGGAATCCGTGTCACAGGTGAAACCTCCAGAAGAAGGGGAAAGAGGGGAACTTGGAACCTCCGGAGTCTGCGCCCGCGCTAGCATCCGGGCACATGACCCCAGACCTGCCCCTGAGTGGCGTGCGCGTCGCGGACTTCACCCGCGTCCTGACCGGCCCGCTGTGCACCATGCTCCTCGGCGACCTCGGCGCGGACGTGATCAAGGTCGAGCCGCCCGGCGGGGACGACACCCGCGCCTGGGGACCGCCCTTCCAGACGGGGCCGGACGGGGCGCGCGAGAGCAGTTACTTCCTGAGCGTGAACCGCAACAAGCGCAGCGTCACCCTGGACCTCAAGGCTCAGGAGGGGCTGGAGGCTGCCCGCCGCCTGATCGCGGGCAGCGACGTGCTCGTCGAGAACTTCCGGCCCGGCACGCTGGAGCGCCTGGGGCTGGGCTGGGAGGACCTGCACGCCGCGCACCCCCGCCTGATCTACGCCAGCATCACGGGCTTCGGCCTGAGCGGCCCGTACCGCGACCGCGCCGGGTACGACGTCGTGGCGCAGGGCATGGGGGGCCTCATGAGCTACAACGGCGAGGCGGGCGGCGAGCCCCTGCGGGTCGGCGTGGCGGTTGCGGACGTGTACAGCGGCGCGCTGATCACCCAGGCGATCCTCGCCGCGCTGTACGCCCGTGAACGCACCGGACGCGGCGCGCGGGTGGACGTGAACCTGCTCGAAAGCGTGATCGCGCTGGGGTCCTCGCAGGTGGGCCGTTACCTCGCTACCGGGGAGGTCCCCGTGCCCACCGGGAACGACCACCGGTCCATCGTCCCGTACGGCACCTTCCCCTGCGCGGACGGGTTCGTGAACATCGCCGTGGGCAACGACGCCCTGTGGCGACGCTTCTGCGCGGCGCTGAACGACCCTGACCTGGGCGCGGACGCCCGCTTCACCACGAACGAGGGCCGCGTCACGCACCGCGCCGACCTCGACCACCTGCTGCTGCCCGCCCTGGCCCGCCACACCCGCGCCGACCTCATGACCCGCCTGGAGGTCGCGGGCGTCCCCTGCGGCCCCGTGAACGACCTGTCCGACGTCTTCAACGACCCGCACGTGCAGGCGCGCGGCGTCGCCGTGCCCGTCCCGCACCCCACCCTGGGCGAGACGACCGTCACCAGCCCCCCCTGGCGCTTCGGCGGCGAGGCCCTCCCCGTGCGCCTCGCGCCTCCCACGCCCGGGCAGCACACCCGCGAGGTGCTGAGCGAACTGGGACTGAGCCCCGAGATCAGCTCAGCCGCGCCAGCGCCCGAGCCAGATTGATCCGCGCCTGAGGCTCCAGCCCCGCGAACTCCGGCGTGAGGTACAGCCACTCGCGGTTCAGGAAGCCCCGCGGGACCGCTGCCCGCCCGGCGCGGTACGCGTCCCCAGGCACGTGCGCGTACTCCACCCGGATGGCCCGGTCGTACGCGTCGAACGCCTCCGGAGCGGCGCCCAGGACACTCAGGTCGGCGTCCACGAACAGCGCCTCCGCCCGCGTGGTCACGGGAACGGTGTGCCGGGTCGCGAGGGTCAGCGCCCGCACCTCCGCCTGAAGGTCGGCGGGCGCCCCCTGCGCGGCCAGCCAGTCCCCGAACACGTCCGCGCTGCGCACCTCGTTATCCGACGCGCGCGGATCGTAGATCAGGTCATGGCCCCACGCGGCCAGCGCCAGCGCGGGCGTCCACACCCCACGCCCCGCCAGAGCGTCCAGCAGCGCCCGCACATGCACCCCTGTGTGGTACGCCCGGCCCGGCTCGGCGTAGAACGGCCCCGCGAACGCCTCGGCGGCGGTCAACAGGGCCTGTTCGTGCGTACCTGTCACGGATTCATCCGATTCCCGGTTATCCGGAACCACACCGGATAACCGTCCATCTCCTGAATGCCGTTCCTCATTGCTACTCCCTCCGGTCGGGTTCGTCTACGACTCACCGCAAGACTTACCCCAGCATCAGCGCGTGGAACTCTTCCATGATGTTCTCCGCGTCCGCCGTGGTCCGCGCCACCACGAAGATCGTGTCCTCGCCCGCCAGCGTGCCGATGATGTCGTCCCGCCGCACCCGGTCCAGCACCAGCGCCACGCCGGTCGCGTGCCCGTCCGCCGTTCGGATCACGAGCATGTTCTCGCCCCGGTCGATGTCATGCACGAAATTCTGGAAGAGCCGCGCGAGTTCCTCCTGCGCGCCCACGTGCCCGGCCGTCTGCGCCAGGGCGTAGCGGTGGCGGCCCTTGCCGACCGGGAGGCGCACCAGCCGCAGCTCGTTGATGTCGCGGCTGACGGTGGCCTGCGTGACCCGGATGCCCTCGGCCTGGAGGCGCTCGACGAGTTCTCCCTGGGTGCTGACACTGTCGCGGGCGATGATGTCCTGAATGCGTTTCTGACGTTGTTCCTTGCTGAGCGTACCCGCCATTCCACACAGCATATGCATATGCACTGCATAATTCAATGACGGGCGTCCCGACGACCAGAACCCCGCCCACCCCTCGGCAGGAGGCCCAGACACCGCCCGGAACTCATGATGGCGCTTACCACGAGGCCAGTCCTGCTCACCCCCACCCGGCCTCCCCCCTCAAGGGGGAGGAGAAGACACGGAACAGCCAGATTCAGCGGGCTGCGGGCAGCAGCCGGGCCGCCTCGGTCAGCAGGCGCTCGGCCACCTCGCGCTTGCTCACGCGCGGCCAGTCCTCATGCGACCCGTCCGCGCGGACCAGCGTCACCTGATTGTCGTCCCCGCCGAACGCCGTGCCCTCCCGCGTCGGGTAGTTCAGGAGGATGAAATCCGCGTTCTTCCGCTGCGCCTTGCCCGCCGCGCGTTCCACCCCGGCGTGCGTCTCCATCGCGAAGCCCACCAGCACCCGGTCCCCCTTCTCGCGGCCCAACTCCGCCAGGATGTCCGGGTTCGGCGTCAGGTGAATCGTCACGTCACCCGCCACCTTCGCCTGCTTCTCACCGCTCTGCGTGGCCGCGCGGTAATCCGCGACCGCCGCCGTCATCACCACGATCCCTGCGTCCCGCGCGGCGTCCACCACGGCGTCCCGCAACTCCAGCGCCGACTCGATCCGCACCACCCGCACGCCCGCCGGGTCCGGCAGGGTCACCGGGCCGGTCACCAGCGTCACCTCCGCGCCCCGGTCCCGCGCGGCCTCCGCCACCGCGAAGCCCATCTTCCCGCTCGACGGGTTGCTGATGAACCGCACCGGGTCCAGGTACTCCCGCGTCGGACCGGCCGACACGACCACCCGCACGCCCGCCAGATCCCGCACCGGCGCAGGGGAGGCCTCCTTCTTCAGCAGGGCCAGCGTCGCGTCCGCGATGTCGTCCGGCTCGCTCATGCGGCCCACGCCGCGCCCCTCGCCGCGCGTGCCGAACGCCCCCACCTCCGGCCCCAGGAACCCGTGCCCCCAGCCGCGCAGCGTTTCCGCGTTCGCCTGCACCGCCGGAT is a window of Deinococcus grandis DNA encoding:
- a CDS encoding CaiB/BaiF CoA transferase family protein, coding for MTPDLPLSGVRVADFTRVLTGPLCTMLLGDLGADVIKVEPPGGDDTRAWGPPFQTGPDGARESSYFLSVNRNKRSVTLDLKAQEGLEAARRLIAGSDVLVENFRPGTLERLGLGWEDLHAAHPRLIYASITGFGLSGPYRDRAGYDVVAQGMGGLMSYNGEAGGEPLRVGVAVADVYSGALITQAILAALYARERTGRGARVDVNLLESVIALGSSQVGRYLATGEVPVPTGNDHRSIVPYGTFPCADGFVNIAVGNDALWRRFCAALNDPDLGADARFTTNEGRVTHRADLDHLLLPALARHTRADLMTRLEVAGVPCGPVNDLSDVFNDPHVQARGVAVPVPHPTLGETTVTSPPWRFGGEALPVRLAPPTPGQHTREVLSELGLSPEISSAAPAPEPD
- the argR gene encoding arginine repressor, translated to MAGTLSKEQRQKRIQDIIARDSVSTQGELVERLQAEGIRVTQATVSRDINELRLVRLPVGKGRHRYALAQTAGHVGAQEELARLFQNFVHDIDRGENMLVIRTADGHATGVALVLDRVRRDDIIGTLAGEDTIFVVARTTADAENIMEEFHALMLG
- a CDS encoding HD domain-containing protein; protein product: MTGTHEQALLTAAEAFAGPFYAEPGRAYHTGVHVRALLDALAGRGVWTPALALAAWGHDLIYDPRASDNEVRSADVFGDWLAAQGAPADLQAEVRALTLATRHTVPVTTRAEALFVDADLSVLGAAPEAFDAYDRAIRVEYAHVPGDAYRAGRAAVPRGFLNREWLYLTPEFAGLEPQARINLARALARLS
- a CDS encoding xanthine dehydrogenase family protein produces the protein MTTPELSARTHLGRPRKIIDGLEKLVGRAPYVADRRVPGLLHAREVLSPYPHSRIRGVDRAAALAVPGVKEVLLGADLNVKPMHSRPSLLLAGDTVVFAGQPVALILADTEAQAADAAALLDVDYEMLDAVEDAEAALANAVREAAGVRVTELPVTAEAVWRLRQAQAVGGTPDRSSE
- the coaBC gene encoding bifunctional phosphopantothenoylcysteine decarboxylase/phosphopantothenate--cysteine ligase CoaBC, with the protein product MRTADERPCVLVIVGGSMAAVKAPSVLRRLRERGAQVRVIATRAALAFITELSLSTAADSPVGTDAHWFEARPDALHLSFARVDAAVVVGASAELLAGAAHGHAGDLALATLLSVRGPVLWVPAMNELMWTHPAVQANAETLRGWGHGFLGPEVGAFGTRGEGRGVGRMSEPDDIADATLALLKKEASPAPVRDLAGVRVVVSAGPTREYLDPVRFISNPSSGKMGFAVAEAARDRGAEVTLVTGPVTLPDPAGVRVVRIESALELRDAVVDAARDAGIVVMTAAVADYRAATQSGEKQAKVAGDVTIHLTPNPDILAELGREKGDRVLVGFAMETHAGVERAAGKAQRKNADFILLNYPTREGTAFGGDDNQVTLVRADGSHEDWPRVSKREVAERLLTEAARLLPAAR